A stretch of DNA from Candidatus Polarisedimenticolia bacterium:
CGCCGGTTGCGGGATCGGTGATCTCCGGCGTGCGGTTGACCCGGGCGTAGTCGGAGCCCTCGCCCCCCGGCGCCGCCAGGAACGGCAGCCCCAGGGCGGCCGCCCGCAGCCCCTGGACGATCTCGTACACGTCCCGCTCCCTGTAGAGGAGGGCCCCCTTCTCGATGGCGGTCTTGACCGTCGGCGCGACCACGAAGCCGTCTTCGCACTGGAAGCCGATGAAGCCGAACTCCGCCTCGGCGACCGCCCCCGCCGCCACCAGAAGATCCAGCGGCAGCGGATTCGGCACGGACACGACGCGCAGGTCGCGCCGGCCCTGCCGGATGAGCTCGAACACCAGGGCCATCGGGGCGCGGTTGAGCTGGAACCCCCCGAAGGTCAGGAGCGCGCCGTCCCCCACCGTCCCGACCGCCTCGCTGAGGGTGGCGACCAGCGTCACGGCTCCCCTCCGTCGGGCCGGAGATCGACCGCCGCCAGGCGGTCGAACGGATCGACGATGTCCAGCGCCGCTTGTTCCGCCGCGCTGGGAGCCGGTGTCTTCGGCGCCGCGCCCGCCGGGAGGGGGAAGCCGGTACGCCGGCGCACGTCCTGTTCGGAGGCGTGCGGATGAACGGATCGCAGACGCATCGAGCCGTCCTCGAACGCGAACACCGCGAGCGGCGTCACGCACAGAGAGGGTCCCCCCTCGAGACCGGCGGCCGCCCGGCGGCGCCAGCCCGGCACCGAAACGTAGTCCACCCGCTCGACGAAGCGGCGCGCCGTGTGCTCTCCGGAGAACAGGATCACGTGCCGCGCCAGAGTCCCGATCGACGTCGTGCCGATCGAGCCGGGCCCGCGCACCTTCATCCGGCCGTCCTCCCCCTTGATCCCGATCAGGTTCGTGCTCCCCTCCCGGTCGATCTGCATGCCGCCGACCAGGAAGACGTCGCAGAAGCGCAGGGGGGACGCCGGGTTCGCGACGTCGAGGATGGCGTCGTGGGACTCGAGATACTCGATGACCTCGTGGGATCGGGAGGTGCTGTCGGCGGTCCAGGCGGCCGGCTGCAGGTCGGCGCCGCGCTCGACCCGCAGTCCATGCCTGATCACGAGGTTCGGGGCGTGCAGCCTCTGCGCCAGGAGGGCCGCCGCCAGGAGCAGCTCGGCATGGAGACCGAAGGCGACGATCTCCCCGTCGCGAAGCTCGCGCGCCAGCACGCAGGCCAGGAGGCGCGCCACTCCCAGCCGGTCCGCCGCAGTCCGGAGGCCACCCCCCGCTTCGCGCTCCGCGTTCACGAAGGCCCCGACGCGAGCCGCTCGAGACGTTCGGGCCCGATGGCGCGCAGGTAATCCTCGGGCCCCTCGGCGCCGTACACGTAGCGCTCGAGGTAGCGCTGGAAGGGGACCGGATCCCCCTTTCGGCGGGCCTCTCCCGCCTCCGCGTACTCGCGGCAGTGCTCGAGGTCCGGCACGTACCGTCCGCTCACACCACCAGGGTGCGCGCCGCCCGGCGCCTCGACCACCAGCGCGCCGCGCACGAGCGTGCGCTCCGGCGAGCCGGTCACCTCGTCGGGGTCGACGAGCCGCTCGACGGTGGCCACCACCGGGCCGTGACAGGCGAGCGCCAGGGCCCTCTCCGCGAAGGTCCGTCCCAGGTAGGCCTCCCGCGCAGTGCGCACGTTGCCGAAGGCATCCGCCTCGGCGGCGTGCAGAAAGACGATGTCCGGCCGCACGGGGGGCACCTTGAGGTAGCGGCGGCCCCCCTCCTGGATTTCCCGAAGCTCCGGGTTCAGCTCAGGCAGCGAGCTGCCGACGCCCCCCCGCCAGAGGATGTACGGCATCCCCCAGGCGGCCGCCTTCAGCGCCAGGTGCCAGATGCACTCGTCGCATTCCCAGACCTCGATGTCCCCCCGCTCGGCGGCGCGCCGGAAGGCAGGGGCGATCGGCAGGACGCGCTCGAAGGCCACGCCGGCGGTCACGACACGCCGCACGCAACCGGCGCCGATCAGGAGATCGGTCTCGAGTCCGGAGGTCGGCCCGGAGACCAGGGTCAGATCCTTCAGGCGACGGCGGATGAGGGCGCGCACCATCGCCATCGGCGGGTTCTGGTAGGAGAAACCGGACAGTCCGACGATCATGCCGTCCTGCGCCAGGGCGGCGGCTTCCTGCAGGGGGACGACGCGCTCGGCGCGGCTCACGGACCGCCGGCCCCGCCGGGCCGGAGGAGGGGCCGGAACTTGTAGCCATAGACGATGTAGCCGTGCTCCTCGGCGTCCCGGATCTTGCGCGTCACCATCTCGACCGGCATGCCGATCGCGAGCTCCACGCCTTCCGTATCGGCGAGCTGCGCCGTGACGAGAGGACCCTCCTCGAGCCGCACCATGCCGACGTCGTAGGGGGCGAGCGAGGCGAAGCCGCGGGGCGGCTGCACGACCCGGCTCCAGGAGTACAACGTGCCGCGCCCCGAGAAGGCGACCGTACCGAGTCCCGCCGTCTTGCAGGACGGGCAGACGGCGCGCGGCGGGAAGAAGCGGCGCTCGCACCCGGGGCAGGCGCTCCCTTCGAGCCGGTAGTACGCTCCGCGCAGGCGGTGGTAGCGGGGCAGCTCCATCATGTCGCCAGGATGTGCGTGACGGCGACCGAGCCGGAGCCGCCGACGCTCTGGGCCATGCCGATCGAGGCCCCCTTGACCTGCGCGGGGCCGGCCTCGCCACGCAGCTGCAGGACGCACTCGACGAGCTGGTAGACGCCGCTGGCCCCCACCGGGTGGCCGCGTCCCTTGAGGCCGCCCATCGTGCCGATCGGGATGTCCCCCTCGAGGGCGATCCGCCCCTCGGCCGCCAGCTTCAGGGCGCTCCCGCGGTCGGCGAAGCCGCACGCCTCGAGGGTCAGGGCCGAGACGATCGTGAAGGCGTCGTGGATCTCGAAGAGGTCGATGTCCTTCGGCTTCACCTTCGCCTGGTCGTACGCCAGGCGGGCGGAGTCGGCGACCGCCTGCCAGACCAGCGGGTCCCGGCGCTCGGCCAGTCCCAGGGTGTCGGTCGCGCAGACCGAGGCCGCGACGCGCACCGGCGGGCGGCGCGCCCGGCGCGCCTCGGACGAGGGGGCGACGAGGAGCGCCGCGGCGCCGTCGCAGATCCCGGCCGAGTCGAGGATGTTGATCGGATCGGCCACCACGGGCGATTGGATGAACTCGTCCACGGTGATCGGCGTCCGGTACATGGCGTGGGGGTTGAGCGCCGCGTTCCGGTGGGCGTTGACCGAGAACGGGGCGAACTCCTCGTGGCGCGCCCGGTGCTCGTGCATGTACCGCCGCATCAGGAGCGCGTTCAACGCGGCGAACGAGATGCCGTGCGCCGCCTCGTAGTCGGCGTCGGCCGCCAGGGCCAGGGCCGACGTCACCCCGTCCGTCAGGTGGTCGGTCATCTTCTCCACCCCCAGGACCAGGACGTAGTCGTGCGCCCCGGAGCCCACCGCCAGGCAGGCGGCGCGCAGCGCCGCCCCTCCCGAGGCGCAGGCCGCCTCGATCTTCAGCGCCTCGATCGGCAGGAGGCCGCAGGCGTCGGCGACCAGGGTCGCGAGGTTCTCCTGCCCCGCCAGCTCCCCCGACAGCATGTTGCCGACGAAGAGCGCGTCCACCCGCTCGACGCCGGCGTCACGGCGCGCCGCCGCGATCGCCTCGACCGACAGATCGCGGATCGAGCGATCCCAGTGCTCCGCCACCGCCGTCTGCCCCACTCCGACGATGCTGACGTCCCTCATCCCCTCCTCACAGCAGGCGAATCGTGCGCGTCGTTCTCAGGTAGGTCCCGTAGTCCTCGATGGGATGGCGGCGCCCGACATAGTCGGCCACCGACGGCGCCGCCGCGCGGACCTCCTCGAGCCTCGGCGTGGCGCACAGCGAGAAGGCGTCGCTTCCGGCCCCGCTGCCGTAGGAGCAGAAGAAGATCCGGTCCCCCGGGCGGGCGACGTCCAGAATCGCCGCCAGCCCGAGGAGCGACGCGCCGGAGTACGTGTTGCCGATCCGATCGACCACGGCGCCCGCGGCGATCTGCGCCTCCTCGAATCCGAGCTCGGCCGCGACCCGGCGCACGAACTTCGGGTTCGGCTGGTGAAAGACGGCCCAGCGGTAGTCGGCCGGCCTCCGCCCCAGCTCCGAGAGCAGGCCCCGCGACGCCTCGAGGGAATGCCGGAAGTACGCCGGCTCGCCGGTGAACCGGTGCCCGTGCTCCGGGTAGTGCATGTGCTGGCGGCGGAAGAAGTCGGGGGTGTCGGTCACGTACGACCGCGACGCCTCGACGACGGCGAGAGCGGAGGCCGCCGGACCGAACAGGAAGGCCGCGCCCCCCGCGGCGGCGGTGAACTCCAGGTGATCTCCCGGCTTGCTCTGCGCCGCGTCCATGCCGATCGCCAGGGCGTGATCGGCCATGCCGGAGCCGACGTAGGCGCAGGCGGCCTGCATCGCCTCGGAGCCGGCCTTGCAGGCGAACTCCAGGTCGGCGGCGCTGACCCACGGGGTCGCTCCGATCGCCTCCGCCACGATGGTGCTCGACGGCTTGACCGCATACGGCTTCGATTCCGTGCCGACCCACACGGCCCGGATCGAGTCGGGCGGGACGCGCGCGCGCCGGAGCGCCCCGCGGGCCGCCTCGATCGCCATGGTGACCGTGTCCTCGTCGGCCGACGGGACCGACTTCTCGCGCACCGGCAGGCGCGCGTCCGGCGGCCGGCCCCAGGCGGCGGCGATGATCCGGGCGGCGATGCGCGGGCGCGGGATGCAGGCGCCGTACCCGGCTATGCCGACGTCGCGCGTGGTCTTCACGCCACATGCCCCGGCCGGGCCAGGATGCCGCCCAGGAAGACGTCGCTCAGGGCGTCGGCGACGGCCTCCTCGTTCAGCCGGCCCCCCGGCCGGTACCACTGGTAGATCCAGTTGATCATCCCGAGCATGGCGAAGGCGGCGGCGGACGGGTCCACCCGGCGCGCCGTACCGCTCTTGATCATCTCGCGGAACGTCTTCTCGAGGAACTTGATGTAGCGCTTCTTGCGGGCGTTGATCCGGTCCCGGTAGCGCCCCCTGAGGGCATTGGTCTCGTGCAGGATGACGGTGACTTCTTTGGGCCTGTCGCGGATGACCAGGAGCACGTGCCCGCGCAGCGCCACCTTGAGCCTCTCGAGCGGATCGGGAATGGCCATGACGCGGTTCAGGACTTTCTCCTCGAACAGGTCCATGCCGTACGACATGATCGCGAACAACAGCTCGTCCTTGCTGCCGATGTGATGATAGAGCCCCGCCTTGGTGAGCCCCACGGCGTCCGCGACATCCTCCATGGACGCCTTGTCGAACCCCTTCTCGCAGAAGATGCGCGCGGCCGTCTCGAGGATCTGGGCCTGGCGCGTCGGCCGGTCCTGCCGCGCTCGCTTCTTCACCGGTTCCTCTGAACCCGCCGGTCCCGGGGGGGCATCCATCGACCTACCGACCAGTAGGTAGGTTAGCGCCGGCCCGGCCGGCTGTCAAGAGGCGGAGTGTACACCCGTTGCCAGGCGCCGCGAGGTTGCATAGACTCCCGCGGCCTCCTCGGCTGCGAGCCTGTCCGAGTTCCCGGATCGGCTCCCCAAGGGGGCCCGAGGCGCCCGCATGCCGCCGACCGACGCGAAGGACGCGACTCCCGAGCTTCGCCGCGCCATGGGGTTCGGCGATGTCGTCCTCTACCTGATCACCACGGGGATCAACCTGCAATGGGTGGCCACGGCCGCGGCCGCCGGTCCGAGCTCGATCGCGATCTGGGTCCTGGCGTTCCTCGTGATGGCCGTTCCGCTGTCCCTCTC
This window harbors:
- a CDS encoding CoA-transferase, which gives rise to MNAEREAGGGLRTAADRLGVARLLACVLARELRDGEIVAFGLHAELLLAAALLAQRLHAPNLVIRHGLRVERGADLQPAAWTADSTSRSHEVIEYLESHDAILDVANPASPLRFCDVFLVGGMQIDREGSTNLIGIKGEDGRMKVRGPGSIGTTSIGTLARHVILFSGEHTARRFVERVDYVSVPGWRRRAAAGLEGGPSLCVTPLAVFAFEDGSMRLRSVHPHASEQDVRRRTGFPLPAGAAPKTPAPSAAEQAALDIVDPFDRLAAVDLRPDGGEP
- a CDS encoding CoA-transferase is translated as MSRAERVVPLQEAAALAQDGMIVGLSGFSYQNPPMAMVRALIRRRLKDLTLVSGPTSGLETDLLIGAGCVRRVVTAGVAFERVLPIAPAFRRAAERGDIEVWECDECIWHLALKAAAWGMPYILWRGGVGSSLPELNPELREIQEGGRRYLKVPPVRPDIVFLHAAEADAFGNVRTAREAYLGRTFAERALALACHGPVVATVERLVDPDEVTGSPERTLVRGALVVEAPGGAHPGGVSGRYVPDLEHCREYAEAGEARRKGDPVPFQRYLERYVYGAEGPEDYLRAIGPERLERLASGPS
- a CDS encoding Zn-ribbon domain-containing OB-fold protein, whose protein sequence is MELPRYHRLRGAYYRLEGSACPGCERRFFPPRAVCPSCKTAGLGTVAFSGRGTLYSWSRVVQPPRGFASLAPYDVGMVRLEEGPLVTAQLADTEGVELAIGMPVEMVTRKIRDAEEHGYIVYGYKFRPLLRPGGAGGP
- a CDS encoding thiolase domain-containing protein, with protein sequence MRDVSIVGVGQTAVAEHWDRSIRDLSVEAIAAARRDAGVERVDALFVGNMLSGELAGQENLATLVADACGLLPIEALKIEAACASGGAALRAACLAVGSGAHDYVLVLGVEKMTDHLTDGVTSALALAADADYEAAHGISFAALNALLMRRYMHEHRARHEEFAPFSVNAHRNAALNPHAMYRTPITVDEFIQSPVVADPINILDSAGICDGAAALLVAPSSEARRARRPPVRVAASVCATDTLGLAERRDPLVWQAVADSARLAYDQAKVKPKDIDLFEIHDAFTIVSALTLEACGFADRGSALKLAAEGRIALEGDIPIGTMGGLKGRGHPVGASGVYQLVECVLQLRGEAGPAQVKGASIGMAQSVGGSGSVAVTHILAT
- a CDS encoding hydroxymethylglutaryl-CoA synthase, encoding MKTTRDVGIAGYGACIPRPRIAARIIAAAWGRPPDARLPVREKSVPSADEDTVTMAIEAARGALRRARVPPDSIRAVWVGTESKPYAVKPSSTIVAEAIGATPWVSAADLEFACKAGSEAMQAACAYVGSGMADHALAIGMDAAQSKPGDHLEFTAAAGGAAFLFGPAASALAVVEASRSYVTDTPDFFRRQHMHYPEHGHRFTGEPAYFRHSLEASRGLLSELGRRPADYRWAVFHQPNPKFVRRVAAELGFEEAQIAAGAVVDRIGNTYSGASLLGLAAILDVARPGDRIFFCSYGSGAGSDAFSLCATPRLEEVRAAAPSVADYVGRRHPIEDYGTYLRTTRTIRLL
- a CDS encoding TetR/AcrR family transcriptional regulator, with translation MKKRARQDRPTRQAQILETAARIFCEKGFDKASMEDVADAVGLTKAGLYHHIGSKDELLFAIMSYGMDLFEEKVLNRVMAIPDPLERLKVALRGHVLLVIRDRPKEVTVILHETNALRGRYRDRINARKKRYIKFLEKTFREMIKSGTARRVDPSAAAFAMLGMINWIYQWYRPGGRLNEEAVADALSDVFLGGILARPGHVA